The Marixanthomonas ophiurae genome has a segment encoding these proteins:
- a CDS encoding alpha/beta hydrolase family protein, with amino-acid sequence MKKLTALLIFLLIYSTFYAQVDKNYQKPPKNILDLVEAPPAPSVIVDDKGENVVLLYRDSYKSINELSETEMRLGGLRINPKTNIGSRTNYYNNIEVKKATDKETTQVSGLPQNARLSNFSWSPNQKMISFLHTTQEGVEAWVLDVDKGSVKKLTNATVNANMGDVINWFKDSSSLLVKMLPDNRKELINTAEAVPTGPTISVSDGEKAQNRTYQDLLKNPNDEANFEQLALSEIKKVSINGEIASFLPTAMYRSISFSPNGDYLLVSEVKKPFSYLVPYYRFPYNETVYDANGKVVTVINKVPLDEVRPKGFMATRTGKRNFSWRNDQPATLYWVEALDEGDPENEVNFRDVVYQVEAPFSGKGKEILKTKNRFSGITWGDDKNAIAYDYWWNDRNTKTYLFNPSNIKQKPIVISDRNYQDRYSDPGDFVTTQNKFNRSVLDLNNQTAYLMGDGFSEKGQFPFVDEFNLKTQKTKRIYQSSYTDKKEDLYNAIDMKKGKILVRIESQNEYPNYYFRDINKKEDLTPVTSFENPFKSLQNVHKEVITYKRDDGLELEGTLYLPVGYDMDAKEKKPMILWAYPREFKDKSSASQNTTNPNEFIYPFWGSPIYWVTQGYVVLDDAAFPIVGEGDEEPNDTFRTQLVDNAKAAIDAVDDMGYIDRNRVAVGGHSYGAFMVANLLSHSDLFAAGIARSGAYNRTLTPFGFQSEERSYWDSPETYYTMSPFMHAEKMKTPLLLIHGQADNNSGTYPLQSERYFNALKGLGATARLVMLPKESHGYRAKESILHLLWEQDKWLDTYVKNKEKTDESMSKKAEGK; translated from the coding sequence ATGAAAAAACTTACTGCCTTACTTATTTTTCTACTCATTTATTCTACTTTTTATGCCCAAGTAGATAAAAACTATCAAAAACCACCTAAAAATATTCTCGATTTAGTAGAAGCACCTCCTGCTCCTTCGGTAATTGTGGATGATAAAGGTGAAAATGTTGTTCTTTTATATAGAGATTCTTATAAATCTATCAACGAGCTTTCTGAAACCGAAATGCGTTTAGGAGGACTGCGAATCAACCCAAAAACAAATATTGGAAGTCGTACCAACTACTACAATAATATTGAGGTAAAAAAAGCAACCGACAAAGAAACGACACAAGTTTCCGGTCTTCCTCAAAATGCCCGGTTATCAAATTTTAGTTGGTCCCCTAACCAAAAAATGATTTCTTTTTTACACACAACTCAAGAAGGTGTAGAAGCTTGGGTGCTAGATGTCGATAAAGGATCAGTAAAAAAACTAACTAATGCAACCGTTAACGCCAATATGGGCGATGTTATTAATTGGTTTAAAGACAGCTCTAGTCTATTAGTTAAAATGCTTCCAGATAATAGAAAAGAATTAATTAATACTGCTGAGGCCGTACCAACAGGTCCAACTATTTCAGTTAGTGATGGAGAAAAAGCACAAAACCGAACGTATCAAGATTTGTTAAAAAACCCAAATGATGAAGCTAATTTTGAGCAATTAGCACTTTCAGAAATTAAGAAGGTTTCTATTAATGGAGAAATCGCATCGTTTCTTCCAACTGCAATGTACCGAAGCATTAGTTTTTCTCCTAATGGAGACTATCTGTTAGTTTCAGAAGTAAAAAAACCGTTCTCTTATTTAGTGCCTTACTACCGTTTTCCATACAATGAAACCGTGTATGATGCCAACGGAAAAGTAGTTACAGTTATAAATAAAGTACCCTTAGATGAAGTTCGTCCAAAAGGATTTATGGCTACGCGAACTGGAAAACGAAACTTTAGCTGGCGTAATGATCAACCCGCAACTTTATATTGGGTAGAAGCTTTAGATGAAGGAGATCCCGAAAATGAAGTTAACTTTAGAGATGTTGTCTACCAAGTTGAAGCACCTTTTAGCGGGAAAGGAAAAGAAATTTTAAAAACAAAGAATAGGTTTTCAGGTATTACCTGGGGTGATGATAAAAATGCTATTGCCTACGATTATTGGTGGAACGACCGAAATACCAAAACATATTTATTCAACCCTTCTAACATAAAACAAAAACCTATTGTTATATCTGACCGAAATTACCAAGATCGATATAGCGACCCAGGTGATTTTGTAACCACTCAAAATAAATTTAACCGTTCTGTATTAGATCTCAATAACCAAACAGCCTATTTAATGGGTGATGGATTTTCTGAAAAAGGGCAATTTCCTTTTGTAGATGAATTCAATTTAAAAACTCAGAAAACGAAACGTATTTATCAATCAAGTTATACAGACAAAAAAGAAGATTTGTATAATGCGATTGATATGAAAAAAGGAAAGATTTTAGTTAGAATAGAGTCGCAGAATGAATATCCTAATTATTATTTCAGAGATATTAATAAAAAGGAAGATTTAACCCCTGTAACTAGTTTTGAAAACCCTTTTAAAAGTTTACAAAACGTACATAAAGAGGTGATTACATATAAACGTGATGATGGATTAGAGTTGGAAGGGACATTATATCTGCCTGTTGGCTATGATATGGATGCAAAAGAAAAAAAGCCGATGATTCTTTGGGCCTACCCTCGAGAGTTTAAAGATAAAAGCAGTGCTTCGCAAAATACCACCAACCCGAATGAATTTATCTATCCATTCTGGGGAAGTCCTATTTATTGGGTAACACAAGGATATGTTGTACTGGACGATGCTGCTTTTCCTATTGTTGGTGAAGGCGATGAAGAACCTAATGATACGTTTAGAACTCAGCTAGTCGATAATGCAAAAGCAGCTATTGACGCTGTGGATGATATGGGCTACATTGACAGAAACCGTGTTGCAGTTGGCGGACATAGTTATGGAGCTTTTATGGTTGCGAATTTACTAAGCCATAGTGATTTATTTGCTGCTGGTATTGCAAGAAGTGGAGCCTATAACCGTACGTTAACACCATTCGGATTTCAAAGTGAAGAACGCAGCTATTGGGATTCACCAGAGACCTATTACACCATGTCTCCTTTCATGCATGCTGAAAAAATGAAAACACCGTTGCTGCTAATCCACGGACAGGCTGATAATAACTCTGGTACGTATCCGCTGCAAAGTGAACGTTATTTTAATGCGTTAAAAGGACTAGGAGCAACGGCTCGTTTGGTTATGTTACCAAAGGAAAGTCACGGGTATCGTGCAAAAGAAAGCATCTTGCACTTACTATGGGAGCAAGACAAATGGTTGGATACTTATGTGAAGAACAAAGAGAAAACTGATGAGTCTATGAGTAAAAAAGCCGAAGGCAAGTAA
- a CDS encoding ABC1 kinase family protein, giving the protein MKTLDSIPTGKIKRASKLVGTGVKVGGNYLKYYSGKLVNPELNKDALNESNAEDIYDGLKNLKGSALKVAQMLSMEKNIMPKAYVEKFSLAQFQVPPLSAPLVRKTFKNYFNQTPEDLFDTFDENSVAAASIGQVHKATKDGKDLAVKIQYPGVADSISSDLALVKPFAIKMFNLKGKDSEKYFKEIEGKLMEETDYNLEIAQSKATTEACANIPNLKFPKYYEALSTDRIITMDWMTGEHLSEFTKHNTDKEKANKIGQALWDFYMFQMHELKSVHADPHPGNFLVDKDANLIAIDFGCIKNVPEEFYTPYFELAKPENIDNPDIFMEKMYELEILRSDDSPEEVKFFSELFHEMLSLFTKPFHGETFDFSDEVFFGKIADLSDKYSKDTELRKMNGNRGSKHFLYINRTFFGLYNLLNDLGASVLINNYKKYI; this is encoded by the coding sequence ATGAAAACACTCGATTCGATTCCCACAGGCAAAATAAAACGAGCCAGTAAGTTGGTTGGTACTGGTGTAAAAGTTGGCGGTAATTACTTGAAATATTACAGCGGAAAACTTGTAAACCCAGAACTAAATAAGGATGCATTGAATGAAAGTAATGCTGAAGATATTTACGATGGATTAAAAAACCTAAAAGGAAGCGCCTTGAAAGTGGCTCAAATGCTGAGCATGGAAAAAAACATCATGCCTAAAGCGTATGTGGAGAAGTTTTCATTAGCGCAATTTCAAGTGCCACCATTGTCTGCGCCGTTGGTTCGAAAAACATTCAAAAACTATTTTAATCAAACACCAGAAGACCTGTTCGATACGTTTGATGAAAACTCGGTTGCGGCAGCCAGTATTGGTCAAGTACATAAAGCAACTAAGGATGGAAAAGACCTTGCTGTTAAAATTCAATATCCGGGGGTAGCCGATAGTATTAGCAGTGATTTAGCGTTGGTAAAGCCCTTTGCTATTAAAATGTTTAACCTGAAAGGGAAGGATTCTGAAAAGTACTTCAAAGAAATTGAAGGGAAGCTTATGGAAGAAACCGATTACAATCTAGAGATTGCTCAAAGCAAAGCTACAACCGAAGCGTGTGCAAACATTCCTAATTTAAAATTTCCGAAGTATTATGAAGCACTTTCAACCGATCGCATCATCACGATGGATTGGATGACGGGCGAACACCTTTCCGAATTTACAAAGCATAATACTGACAAGGAAAAAGCTAATAAAATAGGGCAGGCGTTATGGGATTTTTATATGTTCCAAATGCATGAATTAAAAAGTGTTCATGCCGATCCACATCCTGGTAACTTTTTGGTTGATAAAGACGCTAATTTGATAGCAATCGACTTTGGTTGTATTAAAAACGTCCCGGAAGAGTTTTACACACCCTATTTTGAATTAGCAAAACCTGAGAATATCGACAATCCTGATATTTTTATGGAAAAAATGTACGAGCTTGAGATTTTGCGAAGCGATGATTCCCCAGAAGAAGTGAAGTTCTTTTCAGAATTGTTTCACGAAATGCTGAGTTTGTTCACTAAGCCTTTTCATGGCGAGACCTTTGATTTTTCAGATGAAGTATTCTTCGGAAAAATAGCTGATTTAAGCGATAAATATTCAAAAGACACCGAATTACGTAAAATGAATGGGAATAGGGGTTCTAAGCATTTTCTTTATATAAACAGAACCTTTTTTGGTTTGTATAATTTATTAAATGATTTAGGAGCTTCAGTATTAATAAATAACTACAAAAAATATATTTAA
- a CDS encoding TetR family transcriptional regulator C-terminal domain-containing protein yields the protein MATKKTPSKKKSITRDTIISAYMEYVLENEQTPKSVYKFSKEHDMTEAEFYSFFGSFDGLRNEIWNTFFDHSLKLAHKDKNFESFSNQEKMLTFFFTFFEMLTANRSYVLFALQEHKDIMKNLSQLKGLRSRVKEFASGLINEKNEEKNLKILKQPVSVFSEGAWLQTLFILKYWMEDNSASFEKTDVVIEKSVRAIFDVFDNTPLESVVDFGKFLWKDKMN from the coding sequence ATGGCAACTAAGAAAACACCTTCAAAAAAGAAAAGCATAACCCGCGATACCATTATTTCGGCGTATATGGAATACGTTCTTGAAAACGAACAAACCCCGAAAAGTGTTTATAAATTCAGCAAAGAACACGATATGACCGAAGCGGAATTCTACAGCTTTTTCGGCTCTTTCGATGGCTTGCGGAACGAAATCTGGAATACTTTTTTCGATCATTCCCTGAAACTGGCTCATAAAGACAAAAACTTTGAAAGCTTTAGCAACCAAGAGAAGATGCTTACGTTCTTCTTTACTTTTTTTGAAATGCTGACCGCCAACCGTAGTTACGTACTTTTCGCCCTTCAAGAACATAAAGATATAATGAAAAACCTTTCACAGCTTAAAGGGTTGCGAAGTAGAGTAAAAGAATTTGCTTCCGGATTAATTAACGAAAAAAACGAAGAAAAAAACCTCAAGATTTTAAAACAACCAGTTTCAGTCTTTTCGGAAGGCGCTTGGTTACAAACCCTTTTCATTCTAAAATATTGGATGGAAGATAATTCGGCTTCCTTTGAAAAAACAGATGTTGTTATTGAAAAATCAGTCCGCGCCATTTTCGATGTATTTGACAATACCCCGTTGGAAAGTGTGGTTGACTTCGGAAAATTTTTATGGAAAGACAAAATGAACTAA
- the htpG gene encoding molecular chaperone HtpG → MSKGTINVSVENIFPLIKKFLYSDHEIFLRELISNATDATLKLKHLANIGEANDVAYGNPKIEVKIDKENKKLHIIDEGIGMTKDEVEKYINQIAFSGAEEFIEKYKDKDGEDTGIIGHFGLGFYSSFMVADKVEIITKSFKDEPAAHWVCDGSPNFTLEEADKKVRGTEIILHISDDETEFLEEGRIRELLVKYNKFMPIPIKFGMKTETLPKPEDAKEDDPAPTKEVENIINNPNPAWTKQPVDLKEEDYNSFYRELYPMQFEEPLFHIHLNVDYPFNLTGILYFPKMTNDMNIQKDKIQLYQNQVFVTDNVEGIVPEFLTMLRGVIDSPDIPLNVSRSYLQADGAVKKIASYITRKVADKLKSLFNDNREDFEQKWNDIKVVIEYGMLTEDKFFDKAQKFALYPTVDGNYFTFDELQEKIKDKQTDKDDKLVVLYASNKDEQHSYIQDAKDKGYEVLMLDSPIISHLLQKLESSKENISFVRVDSEPVENLIKKDEEQISKLSDEEKETLKTFLSETVPSEKFNVQLEAMDSKANPFVITEPEFMRRMKEMQKTGGGGGMFGMGNMPEMYNLIVNTNHELVSEILNTKTQKKKERLVNQALDLAKLSKNLLKGEDMTAFIKRSYEMIK, encoded by the coding sequence ATGAGTAAAGGAACTATTAATGTATCGGTCGAGAATATTTTCCCGCTGATCAAGAAGTTTTTATACAGCGACCACGAGATATTTTTACGGGAGCTGATTTCAAACGCTACAGATGCTACGCTTAAATTAAAGCATTTAGCCAATATTGGGGAAGCAAACGATGTTGCCTACGGAAATCCTAAGATTGAAGTAAAAATCGATAAGGAGAATAAAAAGCTTCACATCATAGATGAAGGAATTGGAATGACAAAAGACGAGGTTGAAAAATACATCAACCAAATTGCTTTTTCTGGTGCTGAAGAATTTATAGAAAAATACAAAGATAAAGATGGTGAAGACACTGGAATTATAGGGCATTTCGGACTTGGGTTCTATTCTTCGTTTATGGTGGCCGACAAAGTAGAGATTATTACCAAAAGTTTTAAGGACGAGCCAGCAGCTCATTGGGTATGCGACGGATCGCCAAATTTCACGTTAGAAGAAGCTGATAAAAAAGTACGCGGTACGGAGATTATTCTTCATATTTCAGATGATGAAACTGAATTTTTAGAAGAAGGTCGTATCCGTGAACTATTGGTTAAGTATAACAAGTTTATGCCAATCCCGATTAAGTTTGGGATGAAAACGGAAACACTTCCAAAACCGGAAGATGCCAAAGAAGACGATCCAGCACCTACCAAAGAGGTTGAAAACATTATCAACAATCCAAACCCGGCTTGGACCAAACAACCGGTAGATTTAAAAGAAGAAGACTATAATAGCTTTTATCGAGAATTGTACCCAATGCAATTTGAAGAGCCGTTATTTCACATTCACTTAAACGTAGATTATCCGTTCAATTTGACAGGGATATTATATTTCCCAAAGATGACGAACGATATGAACATACAAAAGGATAAAATCCAATTGTATCAAAACCAAGTGTTCGTTACCGATAATGTAGAAGGTATTGTACCGGAATTTTTAACAATGCTTCGCGGTGTGATTGATAGTCCAGACATTCCATTGAATGTTTCACGTAGTTACTTACAGGCTGATGGCGCGGTAAAGAAAATCGCCAGCTATATCACTCGTAAAGTAGCCGATAAGCTGAAATCACTTTTCAACGACAACCGTGAAGACTTTGAGCAAAAGTGGAACGACATTAAAGTGGTGATTGAATACGGAATGCTTACAGAAGACAAGTTTTTTGACAAAGCTCAAAAATTTGCATTGTACCCAACCGTTGACGGCAACTATTTTACTTTTGACGAATTACAGGAAAAAATAAAAGACAAACAAACGGACAAGGACGATAAATTGGTCGTGCTGTATGCTTCAAATAAAGATGAGCAGCACAGCTATATTCAAGATGCGAAAGATAAAGGCTATGAAGTGTTGATGCTAGACTCGCCAATTATATCGCACTTGCTTCAAAAACTAGAAAGCAGTAAAGAAAACATCAGTTTTGTACGCGTAGATAGTGAGCCTGTTGAAAATTTAATAAAGAAAGACGAAGAGCAGATTTCGAAGCTTTCAGACGAAGAAAAAGAAACGCTTAAAACGTTCTTATCTGAAACAGTGCCTTCAGAAAAATTCAACGTGCAATTGGAAGCGATGGATAGCAAAGCCAATCCATTTGTAATTACCGAGCCTGAGTTTATGCGAAGAATGAAAGAAATGCAGAAAACCGGTGGCGGTGGCGGCATGTTCGGTATGGGTAATATGCCGGAAATGTATAACCTGATTGTAAATACTAATCACGAATTAGTTTCTGAAATTTTAAACACCAAAACTCAGAAAAAGAAAGAACGATTGGTTAATCAAGCATTAGATCTTGCTAAGTTGAGTAAAAACCTTTTAAAAGGAGAAGACATGACAGCGTTCATTAAACGTAGTTATGAAATGATTAAATAA